TTGTGCACAGTAAATGAACCCTTAAACTGTATAGAGAGAGTTTGCAATTTTATTCCTATAAAAAATTGTGGTTGAGTAACAAAATGTTTTGTAGAGCTGACTTTAAGTAGAGCGTGTTAAACCATGTTAATTTTCTGAGttgattatttaattatttttttctcctGGTTCCAAACAGTTAGTGGCCTAAAATTATATAGCTTCGTGGAGTAAACTAGAGATGCTCCTTAGGGATCTAAATGGGTAGGAGTGAATATGAATAGTACGTATTTGTCACTCGCTCCGTGAGTAAAAATTCACATCATACTTGTTTCATACCCACATGAATATTCATCAAGTAAATTTTTAACGGGTTATAGAATATTCACAGTATCCATAGGTACCCGTAGATAtataaaaaacttaattaaaagtaaatgtaagataaataaataattttaaataataataattctaTAATATTAAGTTCAAATACAAACATATTAAAATTTtgcattgttttttttataggcaaatgttagtggttagttgttagtaattacaaatgcTCATTCTCAGGGTTCGGACCCTGAAacctccatctccaacacctatttctaccattagctcaaccaagtgagctacccctcCAACCCTACATTGTTTAACTTATACACATTTATTTAATTACTAATAATTTACATATAAAGAGATTAAGAAAATTTAGCATATATTTATTTAGGGCATATTAGATATTAGGTATCCATACATATCAATTTTCATACCCGCTCCATTAATAAATGAGTAGAGAAAATATTCTTTAAATAAATTCGGGTATTTGTGGGTGCATTTAATTTTATACACCACGGGTTTTTATCCGCAGGGATGAGTAATTTTGACATCTATTCCTTATGGTTGAGGTTGACTTGCGTCATGCTTGGGAGCTAGGGTACCTAATGAAGTATCTTGTGTATTGCATAGAAGCTTATTATTGGTAACACTGATGTCCAAAACCATTGGCTGCATGATATTATTCTTAGGATCAGAAATATGTGGAGTTGGAGCTGGATAGTTTCCTCATCTCACATTCATAAAGGGCCTCAATATAATTGCATATGTATTGGCTAGACAAACTTTCCGGGATGGTTTACCTTTTTACTTGTCTATCATGATTTGTAAGTGTAGTTTTGCTGTTACTTTCCTATGTAAAAAAATAGTCAAAGTCTCCAACTAGCTAGCCAATTCAATTACAACCGGAAGAATAAccatgagagaaaaaaaaaaaaaaaactaaatgtgTGAACAAATCAATAGCATTTCTTATTAACTAGTTGTTAGAAATTTGCATGATGTTGCacattatgagtttttttttaattagaaattagaaactctttttttcatttctccATCTTCTTTTCTCTTTCCATTGCCTGAAGATTCTAACGAACCAAATATCGAAAGATAGTGCGTGAAAGCCAGGCAAAGATGAATGGTAGATATAAAAAAAGAGGGAGGGAAGAAGAGTGAAAGAGAATTTGAAGAGTCCAACATAACTGAAACTGTTAAAGGACTGACACTCAAACGTAAACAGATTAAACAATACTTAAATCCAAATACCAGATATGAGTTATTGTTATTACTTATCTACCATcatcttatttattttgaaagaaaaaagtaTTATATATCATAGAAAGGAACATATCTCACCCTATACAAAGGGAGACCGAAAGGAAGGCAAACCCGACCAGAAAGAGGGAGATAAAAACCTCCAAAGGGAGGTATATCCCATCATCTCATCTTATCTTTATCTAATCTAATATGCTCTTGTAGGTTCTTTCTGTAATGTAGATAAAGAACAAATCAATGTTCACTTTAGCAACATATCTTGGTGTTCTTCTTGAGTCTGGTATAACATTTTAAAGTCACTAAAAAAGAaccattatttaattttagagTATGAACATTTGagttttacaaatttattttgaaaagaataaTAATTTTCATAATCTCCACTCTCACTTTGCAATAGCAACTCATTAGTAGGAGTACTTTCCATGCATACTAACACGATAAAATGATTAAATTGTCTTGTCTAAGGTGAAGTTCTTAACCTCTTCACTTTcccataattttattttctaaaacgACCACCATTCCAAATTTCTATTGCAATAATTTGGGACAAAATTCAAATAAACTTTCATTGCACCAACACGGTAACATGAAAAATTgtatgtagaaaaaaaaaatataaagcagTTTAGGTATGATAAGATGGAATAAAGACCTAGAAATTgagcagcagcaacaacaactaAACACATTATTCACCCACACTTAGTAAGATAACCATTgacgggacagactaacttcaCAGCTCTTAAGCTTGAGGCTTCTCCCACTTGAGTGGCTTCACAACTTCCCAGGTGAAGTCTGGGTCATCCCTTCCAAAGTGTCCATATGCAGCTGTCTTGATGAACCTGTTTCCACCCCTCTTAAGGTCCAAGTTGATGGTCATCATTCCAGGTCTGAAGTCAAAATTCTCCTTCACAATCTGAAGAATCTCCTTGTCAGGGATACTTCCAGTTCCATAAGAGTCAACGAAGACAGACAAGGGTTCAGGAACACCAATAGCATAAGAAACCTGAACAAGGCACCTCCGGGCTAAGCCGTTTGCCACAATACTCTTTGCTGCCTGCCTCACAATGTAGGCACCACTCCTGTCAACCTTAGTAGGGTCCTTGCCTGAGAAGGCACCTCCACCATGAGCACCCCAGCCACCATAAGTATcaatgatgatcttccttccggTTAGGCCAGCATCACCGTGAGGGCCACCAATGACAAAGCGGCCTGAAGGGTTAAGGTGGAAGATAGTCTTCTCATCCAAGTACTTCTCAGGGATGACAGGCTTGATGACATGCTCCTTAAGATCAGCAGCAATTTGGTCATTGCTGACAGTCTCATCATGCTGGGTTGAAATGAGGACAGTGTGGACACGAACTGGAACCATAGCACCGTTCTCATTGTAGTACTCAACGGTGACTTGTGTCTTGCCATCGGGCCTCAGCCAAGCACAGGTACCATTCTTCCTAACCTCAGTGAGTTTAGCTCCTAGTTTGGTTGCAAGGACATGGCTCAGTGGCATGAGCTCAGGGGTCTCATCAGTTGCATAACCAAACATGTGACCTTGGTCGCCAGCACCAATGTCCTCAGGGCGCTTGGTGAAGTGGCCATGCACACCCTGAGCAATATCAGGGCTCTGCTGCTCAATGTTCACCAAGACCTTGCATTTGTCAGCATCAAGACCCACATCATCAGACACGAATCCGATTGTACGGCACGTGTCACGGACGATCTTCTCATAGTCCACGTTGGCCTTGGTTGTGATCTCTCCAAAGACCATGACCATGTTAGTCTTGGTGCAAGTCTCACAGGCAACCTTGCTGTCAGGATCCTGCTCTAGACAGGCATCGAGCACCGCATCGGAGATCTGGTCGCACAGCTTGTCAGGGTGACCCTCGTTTACAGATTCAGAGGTGAATAGAAAGGTCTCTGCCATTTCTCAAGCTACACAAAGCAGCAAAAAAAGAAAGAGTTCAGTATATAAAGCACGAAAGCTTAATAATAGAAAAACAAGTTTTCTCAGTGCTTATAAGTAGAAGATATTTGAGATTTGAGATCAAATCACAAAAGGAATAGCTCTTAAAGCTCAGCATCCTTCTAAACAAATTGAAAAGCAAATCTGGAAACTTCCCCCGCAAGATTGATTAGAATAATTTAAAGGCTTTTGGTCCAGACAGAATAATTGAAACTAGCAAAGAAAGTAACAAAGCATATCAAGATCAAAGATTCCCTGACCACCAAGATGAAAAGCTGGACAGAATATTGGATTTCAAGCAACATGAAAGCAAAGTAAGAGTCTCAACAACATTAGTATTAATTTAATAATCCTCTCCATGCTCTTCGAAATGTAAATCAAGATTCTTACAGAAAATTAGCCCCAATTTAAGCTTAGAATCAGCTATTTTgaacttatttcaataagcaTGTCAAATTAGCATATCAACGAACAAACAAAATAGAAATGAAAAATCATGGAAATTAGCAACCAAAACATGATATTAGCAACCATTGAACTAGATCAAGAGATAGAGTTGCCGAAAACCATCAGATCTAGAACACAAAAGGCCAAGGTCAATTCAGGGCGGgaaaaagaacaagaaaaaaCGAAATCTCGGATATAAACCAAAATTAACAGTAACAGATCCTTAAATTCTAGAGAAGAGAGTGAAGAGACAAACAATAGCACTTGATTAACACAAACGACAACAGTTAAAAAAGCACAATCATAGAACAAACAGAACCATAACCGACGAATCCAActaaaaatgagtaaaaaacaTAACTAAGATTCAGATCTATAACCGTCAGCACAAGACAAGCAACCATTTCAACTTGTCCGTGAAATGAAATGCTACCAGAGGACACAGTACATAGATGATGTTGATGCCATTGATAATTGAGAACAAAATGAACAAAATCGTACAAAACAGAATCAAAGAAACGAGGTACAAGAGAGAAGAGTGATGAATGAACCTGGAGCAAGTGCAATGGAGGTTGAGAATTTGAAGGTGAAGACACTCGCTGGAACCAGACCAGACCTTCCGAAAACTGCAAATGACTGAGGTTGATGAAGAACGCAGTTGTCTCGCTATTTATACTAACCAATGCCCCACATGACCGGTCACCGGAACATGCGGTGTGCTTGGTAGATTTGACGCACAAATCAAGGAGTTGGTGAAGTGGGGATTCTAGCAACCGGATACTGCCGGTTACTCGCCAACTCAACCCGGTATCGAGAGCGTGTCGTGTCGTGTCGGTGGCAGTGTGGGGTGGGTAGATCCCGTTCTCCTGCCCCATGCCACATTCTCTTTTTgtgcttttttttcttttcaatttgatTATTTGATATTTTGATTACTTTAATCACAAATGATGGAAAATAGATATTaagagaattgaaaaaaaaatttgggttaaatatacTTTCCAATCACGGATTTGGATCCTTCATGTGTTAATTTCACATGATCATATTATGTGAAAGACCTATACCTTTAATTACTTCTTTTAATGAAATCTAATGGTTAGTATTATTTCTCGCACAATTTGAATTTTCTCTCTCCATATATCTATTAATGACTCatatttcattaaaatataattaaagtcTCAGATCTTCACATGATCATATCATGTGAGATTAACACATGAGGGGATCCAAATCCTCCAAGCATATTTGTTCGGCCTTgagaatctttttttttttgccctGAGAATCTGAATGGAGTCTCTCAAGGCCGCGATAGTAATTCATGACAGAATGATGCGATTGTTGTCCTGAGGTCGCGACGGAGCTCTAGTTTCCGTTGTGAGGGCAACTGTTGGGAGGGAATCCTAGAGACTCAGTAAAAACTCAAGTATAAGTATAAGAATGAATAATGTGTTATATAAATAAATGACATAAATTGTACTTATAAGTTGAAACTCGTGGTAGTTAGCCCCACAAGTGAGAGGGAAGCTCCTTAATTAAGTTGGACTTCCGATCGAGAAGATGGCATTTGGTTGTCACCTTAGTTCACTATGTATCGCTTTTCAGGGGACCGAGTGGACGCTGTTCGGGCAGGACATTTCTTCCTGAGTCACCAGTCCAACCTTATGGCGAATGCCTCTATGCATATCTTTTAGTCGGCAGGGATGCCCTCAAGCAAGATGACTTATGAGCTCGTCAGAACAGtataaagaaaaaaagttaGGGCTAAATATGTTTATGGCCCTACAAAATTGTGAATATTGGTTTTggtctaaaaaaattaaaaatatacatatttgacagtttgagtttgtgagagagggagaaaattaaaattgaggACTCAAAATACAATTTTGTCACTAAAAAAAATGTCTTTCAAAATAACTTTTTCATTTAGGAATTGGTGCTCTTGAGACTAAAACAAGTATTTTTCTTAAACAGGTAattcaaagaaaaaattgagGGACCAAACCTAATAATTTGTtatcaacaatgatatatacacacctcattttcaaaacacttcatttccacatttttttatttctatcactctcatcttatcatttatcatatctcatactttatctctcttactttcattttcttcctatctctctcttcattccacctcattccacctccAAAAGAGGTGTGAATGAAACATTATTCAATTTGCTAtttatagtgaaaaatatatatttaacccAATTAATTATGTTCAAAGTTTTAATAACTAAATAAACTAATACATAATTAAATTGCCAACATGTGcttgatttgaattttttttatagatgtGGTCATCTGTTTGAGTTACAGTTATATATCTCTTTTCCATAATTTGAATTTGCGcttacaagtttttttttttttttgacatacaCTTACAAGTTTAGCTTTGCTTACCACTACATcaatattttattgaatttgaaatttgaacagCAAGCTGTAAATGTAATTaagcaaataaaattgaaaattcaaCCGAATGTCGATATTGACTTTTCAAGCAAATAAAATGGAACTAATGGCTTCTTTAGTGATGGTAAAACATGACGCAATGTATTTTGACTCTTCAATTGATTAACTTTGTCGTGCTGAATATGACTAGCTTCTTGCTTTGTCATGCCTGTGGAAATTaggaaataaatatattataaaaagtAAATTCAGAAAAGTCCATTCAAAATGGGATCAAGACAAAATTATATGGTAAACGTGGCAGGAGTGTGATGGTTAATAATGAGATCTGACGTTGTGCAGTGTTCTTTAGTTGAATGTTCCAAATTCATGGCAAAATTAAAACTTTTTAGTCAATAAAATTAACCTGGCGGCCATGGATGATAATTATGTGTTAGTCGTCACTATACACAGGAGGTAGTTAATTGGGTAGTGCAACTACTTCAAGGCACTTTGTTACTTTTCAATATTAATAATAGGCAAGTGATGTAGTTTTAGCCGGCTATCAACTTATTTTGATAGATGGTTGATTGATATTGAATTCACTTTAAAATTTAAAGTCTAGAGCTAGGTAGCTTGGAAATTGGAATGAACATGTTATATTACGTGCTAAGGACCCTCCTTATATATAATCAGAGGATCCCCAATCCGTGTTACAGTTTGAGCCTTTGAGGGGGAGTTAAAGAGCTTTTCTAAAACAGGGGAGAGGATTGGGGAATTGCTTAGTGGGAGGAGCAGATCAGGGATCCTAATAAATGTCATCAAGAGAGGGTGAGATTTAAGCAAACCCTACTTTAATATTATTCATGACGTGCAAGAAATATGCGAAACATCCTCTCTAGCCGAGTGTCCATCTCATTAGATCGAGTGACTTGATTTAATTTGAGTTCAAAAACATATTAGACTTCTTCAAAGAGACTCACTCCACTGAAAACAAAACATATGGCGACCTAAATATGTTAAATGTTCTAATTAAGCAAATCTTAGATATAAATCTGTTTATGGAAAGAGTGAACCAATAGAATCTATCTAAAGACAAAGACATTAGGTCAAGGCATGCTTCACTTCTAAAAAATCAATGGGCCTTCGTGGTTATGTCCTCATATAAGAATTGACCACCCTATacacgagtaatgatatatacacacctcatattttaaacacttcatttccacctatttttgtttctacctctctcctcttatcatctatcacatctcatactttttctctcttactttttcttttcttcctatctctctcctcttccacctccttccacctcaaaatgaggtgtgaagaaaacattttccgCAATACACTTTGAGCCTGTTTAGTAACTCCAACTTTTATGTTTCCATAAAAGGTTAGTGTGTCAACATGCATTCATTGCATTGTAACATGCGTCATTTTGTTTGGATGTTTTTCCGTCAAGTAAAAGTGTGTTTTCTATCTTCAAAatatattttgagaaaaaatataCTACAATTACTTTTCGTtaagaaaaaaatgtattaaG
This is a stretch of genomic DNA from Lotus japonicus ecotype B-129 chromosome 1, LjGifu_v1.2. It encodes these proteins:
- the LOC130731005 gene encoding S-adenosylmethionine synthase; its protein translation is MAETFLFTSESVNEGHPDKLCDQISDAVLDACLEQDPDSKVACETCTKTNMVMVFGEITTKANVDYEKIVRDTCRTIGFVSDDVGLDADKCKVLVNIEQQSPDIAQGVHGHFTKRPEDIGAGDQGHMFGYATDETPELMPLSHVLATKLGAKLTEVRKNGTCAWLRPDGKTQVTVEYYNENGAMVPVRVHTVLISTQHDETVSNDQIAADLKEHVIKPVIPEKYLDEKTIFHLNPSGRFVIGGPHGDAGLTGRKIIIDTYGGWGAHGGGAFSGKDPTKVDRSGAYIVRQAAKSIVANGLARRCLVQVSYAIGVPEPLSVFVDSYGTGSIPDKEILQIVKENFDFRPGMMTINLDLKRGGNRFIKTAAYGHFGRDDPDFTWEVVKPLKWEKPQA